The following coding sequences lie in one uncultured Mailhella sp. genomic window:
- a CDS encoding ATP-binding cassette domain-containing protein: MENDLHLRNIRYSVQDGSGVRRVLDIPELFLPGGTLAGIYGDSGSGKTSLLNLLCGLVLPDPCQGCELRWGDDDLTTMPEGRRDAWRGRHVGMIFQDFQLFPQLSAMENVLLPATFRNFSIPEDVRDRARDLLRRLGIRRTDVSTGVFSRGEQQRVAMARAVLFRPSVLLADEPTASLDRSNAQLVTDELVDLARSEGCTLLVVTHEQVLHGRMDRRYRLERGRLLFGLEDDLKSK, translated from the coding sequence ATGGAAAACGATCTTCATCTGCGGAACATCCGCTACAGCGTTCAGGATGGATCCGGAGTGCGGCGCGTGCTGGACATTCCGGAACTTTTTCTGCCCGGCGGCACGCTGGCGGGCATTTACGGCGATTCCGGCTCGGGCAAGACGTCGCTGCTCAATCTTCTGTGCGGTCTGGTGCTGCCCGATCCCTGCCAGGGCTGCGAGCTGCGCTGGGGCGACGACGACCTCACCACCATGCCCGAAGGGCGGCGCGATGCCTGGCGGGGCCGTCACGTGGGCATGATCTTTCAGGATTTTCAACTTTTTCCGCAGCTTTCAGCCATGGAAAACGTGCTGTTGCCGGCCACGTTCCGAAATTTTTCCATTCCGGAAGACGTGCGCGACAGAGCGCGGGATCTGCTCAGGAGGCTCGGCATCCGCCGCACGGACGTTTCCACGGGCGTGTTTTCCCGGGGCGAGCAGCAGCGCGTGGCCATGGCCCGGGCCGTACTGTTCCGCCCGTCGGTGCTGCTTGCCGACGAACCTACGGCCAGCCTCGACCGCAGCAACGCGCAGCTCGTCACCGACGAACTTGTGGATCTCGCCCGCTCGGAAGGCTGCACGCTGCTTGTCGTGACCCACGAACAGGTGCTCCACGGCAGAATGGACAGGCGCTACCGTCTGGAACGGGGGCGTCTGCTCTTTGGTCTGGAAGACGATCTGAAATCGAAATGA
- a CDS encoding MBL fold metallo-hydrolase translates to MERLIVLGTGAANALRYYNTCFMLQGPQGGLLVDGGGGNGILVQLEKAGISLLDIKDIFVTHEHIDHTLGVIWLVRMTASLFLREKRSDILRIHCHSRLSEKLRAICQFTLSEKQFSTVGTSIRFVPVKDGEQRSIAGHTVTFFNTHSRKAEQFGFHMEGPDGQRIVCTGDEPCQPACGHYLESADWLLHEAFCLDADSRVFRPHIIGHGTVREAALLAGKHHVRNLVLWHTEDRTPPSLRKERYTEEARQAFRGGVYVPDDLDVIALKK, encoded by the coding sequence ATGGAGAGGCTCATCGTTCTCGGCACGGGAGCGGCCAACGCGCTGCGCTACTACAACACCTGTTTCATGCTTCAGGGGCCGCAGGGCGGTCTGCTGGTGGACGGCGGGGGCGGCAACGGCATTCTCGTTCAGCTGGAGAAAGCCGGAATCTCCCTTCTCGACATCAAGGATATCTTCGTCACGCACGAACACATCGATCACACTCTCGGGGTCATCTGGCTCGTGCGCATGACTGCCTCCCTCTTTCTTCGGGAAAAGCGCAGCGACATTCTGCGCATCCACTGTCACAGCCGCCTTTCGGAAAAGCTGCGCGCCATCTGTCAGTTCACGCTCAGCGAAAAGCAGTTTTCCACGGTGGGAACCAGCATCCGCTTCGTGCCCGTGAAGGACGGCGAACAGCGCTCCATCGCCGGGCACACCGTCACGTTTTTCAACACGCACTCGCGCAAGGCCGAGCAGTTCGGCTTCCACATGGAAGGACCGGACGGACAGCGCATCGTCTGCACCGGCGACGAACCCTGTCAGCCCGCGTGCGGCCACTATCTGGAAAGCGCGGACTGGCTCCTTCACGAAGCCTTCTGCCTCGACGCCGATTCGCGCGTTTTCCGGCCGCACATCATCGGTCACGGCACCGTGCGCGAAGCCGCCCTGCTCGCGGGCAAACACCATGTGCGCAATCTTGTGCTGTGGCACACCGAAGACCGCACGCCGCCTTCACTGCGCAAGGAACGCTATACGGAGGAAGCGCGTCAGGCCTTCCGGGGCGGCGTGTACGTGCCCGACGATCTGGACGTCATCGCTCTGAAAAAGTAG
- a CDS encoding ABC transporter permease yields MNPFLFLRGEFRRSWGGALALALVLAFAGSLSPAVSMMERSIRSGMAQAADAFDLLVGAKGSAVDLVLGAVYLRPEPLPLLPLGTLEAVKAHGGVRWAAPLAFGDRWRDYPLAGTSSELVTLGGKRPLASGRMFLTGDEAVVGAGVPLKEGDVFSPSHGSVAEAALDEGGRSAHDHSFRVVGRMPATGTPWDRAVVVPIEALWNMHDAGTGSGRCSVVVVKPVTVADAYRLRGALNGPESQSVFTGEVLTRLFGTMEQMHDVMMLLASGAQAAALAAALVSGFFAVAMRVRALALLRALGASHGFLAVSVWLMVSGVLLAGSALGLGLGCLMASAASSWIQAETGVALTVTLTAGDALAALAAAGCGCLAAFLPAWFACRRTAGELLRSA; encoded by the coding sequence ATGAATCCTTTTCTTTTTCTGCGCGGCGAGTTTCGCCGTTCCTGGGGCGGCGCGCTGGCGCTGGCTCTGGTGCTGGCCTTTGCGGGAAGCCTGAGTCCCGCGGTTTCCATGATGGAGCGCTCCATCCGTTCCGGCATGGCGCAGGCGGCCGACGCCTTTGATCTGCTCGTGGGCGCGAAGGGCAGCGCCGTGGATCTGGTGCTGGGAGCGGTGTATCTCCGGCCCGAGCCGCTTCCGCTGCTGCCCCTCGGCACTCTTGAGGCCGTGAAGGCGCACGGCGGAGTCCGCTGGGCCGCGCCGCTGGCTTTCGGCGACCGCTGGCGCGATTATCCGCTGGCGGGCACGTCGTCGGAGCTCGTCACGCTGGGCGGCAAGCGTCCGCTGGCTTCCGGCCGCATGTTTCTCACGGGCGACGAAGCCGTGGTGGGCGCGGGCGTTCCGCTCAAGGAAGGCGACGTTTTTTCGCCGAGTCACGGCAGCGTGGCCGAAGCCGCGCTGGACGAAGGCGGCAGGAGCGCTCACGATCATTCCTTCCGCGTGGTGGGGCGCATGCCCGCCACGGGCACGCCGTGGGACAGGGCCGTGGTGGTTCCCATCGAAGCGCTCTGGAACATGCACGACGCCGGAACGGGGTCGGGGCGCTGTTCCGTGGTGGTGGTGAAGCCCGTCACCGTGGCCGACGCCTACCGTCTGCGGGGAGCGCTGAACGGTCCGGAATCGCAGTCCGTGTTCACCGGCGAAGTGCTGACGCGTCTTTTCGGCACGATGGAGCAGATGCACGACGTCATGATGCTGCTTGCCTCGGGCGCTCAGGCCGCGGCGCTGGCGGCGGCGCTGGTTTCGGGATTTTTCGCCGTGGCCATGCGCGTGCGGGCGCTGGCGCTTCTGCGGGCGCTCGGCGCGTCGCACGGCTTTCTTGCGGTGAGCGTCTGGCTCATGGTGTCGGGCGTGCTCCTTGCAGGAAGCGCGCTCGGTCTGGGGCTCGGCTGCCTGATGGCTTCGGCGGCGAGTTCGTGGATTCAGGCGGAAACCGGCGTGGCGCTGACCGTGACGCTGACGGCGGGGGATGCTCTTGCGGCGCTGGCCGCGGCCGGATGCGGCTGCCTGGCGGCGTTTCTGCCCGCCTGGTTCGCCTGCCGCAGAACGGCCGGAGAACTGCTGCGCTCGGCTTAG
- a CDS encoding sulfatase-like hydrolase/transferase: MRNLVSPVNHGGPALCLLLLAVAASAAESFFVQTYSIHHALTWESVRSMINVPLLCIDVLSPLALALLSRRAFALFLVGQTAISAVVLHYGSFFYNTLTLSTIYHSMQGLSYLGGSAFVFVKPDLLLLLALVLAVKLLLVRLSAAPVMPRLWNLRGVAAVICLMLVSVTVFWEHGRSGILSLWTGEGPHRTAVDRRSQEGAKESVRSLGYLATWAGEWMGGVYKDTSLIYAEKRCPDPNVRFLERHPESVDAWCGCPLPPPFDRAALIQVESLDYAAPFLIVNGERVMPFLHSLLSSSLLLRAFAPHKVGSANSDYELLNGRVADQNVMYYSYIREYPDSVIREAAAMRPAVFHGLEGNLFNLREAYRLMGFDRTFFKEELTDKGYPTSRLAMEQVADEHVLDAAARYLEEGGGRAVFVVTMSSHIPFMEPQPLFGPGRGLFFRYISSLRYVDECLADFYARLPEGALLALWGDHGSDVSYPSDMTPNGRRVPFLLNVKGNDAWIAGRENDVPQREFTLCSLSWLLRAVLRRAYP; encoded by the coding sequence ATGCGCAATCTTGTATCGCCCGTGAATCATGGAGGCCCGGCGCTCTGTCTGCTGCTTCTTGCCGTTGCGGCGAGCGCCGCGGAGTCCTTTTTCGTGCAGACGTACTCCATTCATCACGCGCTGACGTGGGAGAGCGTGCGGAGCATGATCAATGTTCCGCTGCTTTGCATCGACGTTCTTTCGCCGCTTGCGCTGGCCCTTCTTTCCCGCAGGGCCTTTGCGCTCTTTCTCGTGGGACAGACGGCGATCAGCGCCGTGGTGCTGCACTACGGCAGCTTCTTCTACAATACGCTCACGCTTTCCACCATCTATCATTCCATGCAGGGGCTGTCCTATCTCGGGGGCTCCGCGTTCGTGTTCGTCAAGCCAGACCTTCTTCTGCTTCTCGCCCTCGTTCTGGCCGTCAAGCTCCTTCTCGTCCGTCTTTCCGCCGCGCCCGTCATGCCGCGCTTGTGGAACCTGCGGGGCGTGGCGGCCGTGATCTGTCTCATGCTGGTGTCGGTCACGGTGTTCTGGGAGCACGGCCGGTCGGGCATCCTTTCGCTCTGGACCGGAGAGGGGCCGCATCGGACGGCCGTCGACCGCCGCAGTCAGGAAGGCGCGAAGGAGTCCGTGCGCAGCCTCGGCTATCTGGCCACCTGGGCGGGAGAGTGGATGGGCGGCGTTTACAAGGATACCAGTCTCATCTACGCCGAAAAAAGGTGCCCGGATCCCAACGTCCGCTTTCTGGAGCGGCATCCGGAGAGCGTCGATGCCTGGTGCGGCTGTCCGCTGCCGCCTCCGTTCGACCGCGCGGCGCTCATTCAGGTGGAAAGCCTCGACTACGCCGCGCCGTTTCTGATCGTCAACGGCGAGCGGGTCATGCCTTTTCTGCATTCGCTTCTGTCGTCGTCGCTGCTGCTCAGGGCCTTTGCGCCGCACAAGGTGGGGTCGGCCAATTCCGACTATGAACTTCTGAACGGCCGCGTGGCGGATCAGAACGTCATGTATTACTCCTACATCCGCGAGTATCCCGACAGCGTGATCCGCGAGGCGGCGGCCATGCGTCCGGCGGTGTTCCACGGTCTGGAAGGCAATCTGTTCAATCTTCGCGAGGCGTACCGGCTCATGGGATTCGACAGGACGTTTTTCAAGGAAGAGCTGACGGATAAAGGATACCCGACAAGCCGTCTGGCCATGGAGCAGGTGGCGGACGAGCATGTGCTGGACGCGGCGGCGCGGTATCTGGAGGAAGGAGGGGGCAGGGCGGTGTTCGTGGTGACCATGAGCAGCCACATTCCCTTCATGGAGCCGCAGCCGCTGTTCGGGCCGGGACGTGGCCTGTTTTTCCGCTACATATCGTCGCTTCGCTACGTGGACGAGTGTCTGGCCGACTTCTACGCCAGACTGCCCGAAGGCGCGCTGCTGGCGCTCTGGGGGGATCACGGCAGCGACGTGTCCTATCCTTCTGATATGACGCCGAACGGCAGGCGCGTGCCCTTTCTTCTGAACGTGAAGGGAAACGACGCCTGGATTGCCGGCAGGGAGAACGACGTTCCGCAGCGGGAGTTCACGCTGTGCTCGCTCTCCTGGCTGCTGCGGGCCGTGCTGCGCCGCGCCTACCCCTGA